A part of Gossypium hirsutum isolate 1008001.06 chromosome A07, Gossypium_hirsutum_v2.1, whole genome shotgun sequence genomic DNA contains:
- the LOC107926704 gene encoding uncharacterized protein isoform X2 has translation MPFLTETSASVSVSASSSSCSTIAEHLKLRRPARNQINTTETDPDPVSEIPSLIQSTRSKSTISSLFLSSNNDTTKKKTNPFSQSALRGLGCTASTSQQVSVPAMIRTSADWETKKVKKKKKTQQQQQQQQQEQEKKKKKKKKKSSKLVVGYESNNSHKVHHHHHQQGVLLNEGSGYNISCGVIQDVWCGPGIGFSADAVGSVDRVATRRNVPARGKIDVEKPSYIARRTVNSETLSFLDSDSAFISSRPEPDFFGSRYYRHARHPSPEGLAEIVMLQNNFLVGGRLDSRDRFSDWRLDIDSMSYEQLLELGEKIGHVNTGLKEDEISRCLRKMKGSVMNDLPVSVNMNVDRKCSICQEEYEANEEMGKLYCGHSFHIQCIKQWLVHKNTCPVCKTEATAQC, from the exons ATGCCATTTCTTACAGAAACCTCAGCTTCTGTTTCTgtttctgcttcttcttcttcttgttccaCAATAGCAGAACATCTAAAACTAAGACGACCAGCCAGGAACCAAATCAACACGACAGAAACAGATCCAGACCCAGTGTCGGAAATCCCATCTTTAATCCAATCCACTCGTTCTAAATCCACCATTTCCTCTCTTTTCCTCTCCTCCAACAATGACACAACCAAAAAGAAAACCAATCCTTTTAGTCAGTCTGCTCTTAGAGGACTTGGTTGCACCGCATCTACATCACAACAAGTGTCGGTGCCAGCCATGATACGTACATCAGCCGATTGGGAAACTAAGAaagtaaagaagaaaaagaaaacacagcagcagcagcagcagcagcagcaggagcaagaaaagaagaagaagaagaaaaagaagaaaagtagTAAACTTGTTGTTGGCTATGAGAGCAACAACAGCCATAAggtgcatcatcatcatcatcaacaagGTGTGCTTTTGAATGAAGGAAGTGGTTATAACATTAGTTGTGGAGTGATTCAAGATGTTTGGTGTGGACCTGGAATTGGGTTTTCAGCTGATGCTGTTGGCTCTGTGGATCGTGTTGCTACAAGGAGAAATGTGCCTGCTAGAGGGAAGATTGATGTTGAAAAG CCTTCGTATATAGCAAGGCGGACTGTAAATTCCGAAACACTCTCATTTCTTGATTCTGATTCAGCCTTCATCTCATCGCGTCCTGAACCTGATTTCTTCGGATCTAGATACTATCGCCATGCTCGACATCCTTCTCCAGAGGGGCTTGCTGAG ATAGTGATGCTGCAGAACAACTTTCTAGTGGGCGGAAGATTAGATTCACGTGATCGATTTAGCGACTGGAGGCTTGATATTGATAGCATGTCATATGAG CAATTACTGGAGCTCGGTGAGAAAATCGGTCATGTTAACACTGGATTGAAAGAAGATGAGATAAGTAGATGCCTTAGAAAGATGAAAGGCTCAGTTATGAATGATTTACCAGTAAGTGTGAACATGAATGTGGATAGGAAGTGCAGCATTTGCCAG GAGGAATATGAAGCAAATGAAGAAATGGGAAAGCTATATTGTGGACACAGTTTTCACATCCAATGTATAAAACAGTGGCTTGTGCATAAAAATACTTGCCCGGTTTGTAAGACCGAAGCAACGGCTCAATGCTAG
- the LOC107926661 gene encoding uncharacterized protein, translating to MSFFGCRLNYPLLNLILSKQPSSYPLAALTRSQIRFYSTNGDDNDDVSNKELKRRIQKFLDGDEDAMPSIFEGILKRKLSGKHEESDDELMKEIRGEWKQPLDDADDLEFDSDLTDSSGTDGD from the exons ATGTCCTTTTTTGGTTGCAGATTAAACTATCCTCTGCTAAACCTCATACTTTCCAAGCAGCCCTCGTCCTACCCACTCGCCGCTTTGACTCGCTCTCAAATCAGGTTCTACTCTACCAACGGCGACGACAACGACGACGTTAGTAACAAAG AGCTGAAAAGGCGAATACAGAAGTTCCTTGATGGCGATGAAGATGCTATGCCTTCAATCTTTGAAGGGATTCTGAAGAGGAAGTTGTCAGGGAAACATGAGGAAAGTGATGATGAATTGATGAAAGAGATTCGCGGTGAATGGAAACAGCCTCTAGATGATGCTGACGATCTAGAATTCGATTCTGATTTGACCGACTCTTCTGGTACTGATGGAGACTAA
- the LOC107926704 gene encoding uncharacterized protein isoform X1 — MPFLTETSASVSVSASSSSCSTIAEHLKLRRPARNQINTTETDPDPVSEIPSLIQSTRSKSTISSLFLSSNNDTTKKKTNPFSQSALRGLGCTASTSQQVSVPAMIRTSADWETKKVKKKKKTQQQQQQQQQEQEKKKKKKKKKSSKLVVGYESNNSHKVHHHHHQQGVLLNEGSGYNISCGVIQDVWCGPGIGFSADAVGSVDRVATRRNVPARGKIDVEKVNHRGPSYIARRTVNSETLSFLDSDSAFISSRPEPDFFGSRYYRHARHPSPEGLAEIVMLQNNFLVGGRLDSRDRFSDWRLDIDSMSYEQLLELGEKIGHVNTGLKEDEISRCLRKMKGSVMNDLPVSVNMNVDRKCSICQEEYEANEEMGKLYCGHSFHIQCIKQWLVHKNTCPVCKTEATAQC; from the exons ATGCCATTTCTTACAGAAACCTCAGCTTCTGTTTCTgtttctgcttcttcttcttcttgttccaCAATAGCAGAACATCTAAAACTAAGACGACCAGCCAGGAACCAAATCAACACGACAGAAACAGATCCAGACCCAGTGTCGGAAATCCCATCTTTAATCCAATCCACTCGTTCTAAATCCACCATTTCCTCTCTTTTCCTCTCCTCCAACAATGACACAACCAAAAAGAAAACCAATCCTTTTAGTCAGTCTGCTCTTAGAGGACTTGGTTGCACCGCATCTACATCACAACAAGTGTCGGTGCCAGCCATGATACGTACATCAGCCGATTGGGAAACTAAGAaagtaaagaagaaaaagaaaacacagcagcagcagcagcagcagcagcaggagcaagaaaagaagaagaagaagaaaaagaagaaaagtagTAAACTTGTTGTTGGCTATGAGAGCAACAACAGCCATAAggtgcatcatcatcatcatcaacaagGTGTGCTTTTGAATGAAGGAAGTGGTTATAACATTAGTTGTGGAGTGATTCAAGATGTTTGGTGTGGACCTGGAATTGGGTTTTCAGCTGATGCTGTTGGCTCTGTGGATCGTGTTGCTACAAGGAGAAATGTGCCTGCTAGAGGGAAGATTGATGTTGAAAAGGTCAACCACAGGGGG CCTTCGTATATAGCAAGGCGGACTGTAAATTCCGAAACACTCTCATTTCTTGATTCTGATTCAGCCTTCATCTCATCGCGTCCTGAACCTGATTTCTTCGGATCTAGATACTATCGCCATGCTCGACATCCTTCTCCAGAGGGGCTTGCTGAG ATAGTGATGCTGCAGAACAACTTTCTAGTGGGCGGAAGATTAGATTCACGTGATCGATTTAGCGACTGGAGGCTTGATATTGATAGCATGTCATATGAG CAATTACTGGAGCTCGGTGAGAAAATCGGTCATGTTAACACTGGATTGAAAGAAGATGAGATAAGTAGATGCCTTAGAAAGATGAAAGGCTCAGTTATGAATGATTTACCAGTAAGTGTGAACATGAATGTGGATAGGAAGTGCAGCATTTGCCAG GAGGAATATGAAGCAAATGAAGAAATGGGAAAGCTATATTGTGGACACAGTTTTCACATCCAATGTATAAAACAGTGGCTTGTGCATAAAAATACTTGCCCGGTTTGTAAGACCGAAGCAACGGCTCAATGCTAG